The sequence below is a genomic window from Lycium ferocissimum isolate CSIRO_LF1 chromosome 9, AGI_CSIRO_Lferr_CH_V1, whole genome shotgun sequence.
TTGCCTTGTGAATCTTTTATGACATATTGACCCCTCAAGTGTAAGATATCAGATGTATAAAGAGTACATGTGTGTTGCTCTAGAAAAGGACACTAGTATAGTACTAAAGAAAACTGTAAACAAAATAACTCTAACATCGCCAATCTTTAACGAGTTAGCAACATATATATCTAGAGAACTTAGAATAGGTATACATTCTATGtcgaagaaaaataaaacatgcGCAATCTTGAAGCTTCTTTAAATGAGCTTGTCTTCTACTAAAGTTCTTGATGGTAAGAAAAAATGATTACCCAAAtgttatttgattgtgatttctgaATTTCGGGTTTTTATCTTTTCAGATTCACAAGGAGCTATCAAGAAACTCAAACTGAAGAAAACGGACGTGTTCAATCTATCTAATGGAGAACGTATTGTGGTTGATTTTGACGACTTAGATTCTCCTATTGGCGAAGGACAAGGCATTCTTGCAGGTTTTTGTGGAATTTTAGCAAGAGACAGCTCCATATTTCCAGTTCACTTTGAAAAATGGTCGGATTTACCTGCAGCATACTTCAACAATTGCTTTGATCAATTTATAAAGGTATAGGCTATAATGAGGCTtaatttcctcttttcttctatttaatcATAACTAATCACCCGTGATTTGGTTATTGCTTTAGGAATTGTTTGTGACATAGAAAAACCtaaatccttttctttctttaactcATAAGGGTGTTTTCAGAAGTTGCAATCTGAAGACCTCTTTAGTAATCCTCCTTACGATAATTCAACTAGAACAGGAATATTCATGAAGCATAGAAATTGATATTCCATGTACAGATGTAGGGGATAATATATTGAAAAGTGTCCTCCTCCTAAAAGTCTGTAAGAGTAAACAATCACACATTTCATTCGGGGAAATCTCGACAGTTGCTGTCTTTACAACAAATAATCACATTTAACAGAAAATAAAAAGTGGACTGTATATTTGCATATAATAGATAAGCTAACCATTTCTTTTATTCTTGCAGCCGCGATTTTGTTTTAGGACCAGCGAGTCAAATGCAAGGCGATATGCATATAGTTCGATGTGTAAGAAGTGGGGTGCAAGAAGGCTAAAGTTGTTTAATGCAATTGATGACCCACTTAAGAGCAGAGATCAGATAAGAGCTGAGGCAATTAATAAAGTTCCAGATGGGATTCCACGGGATCAATGGATTTCTTATGTTGATTACCGCCTTAAAGAAAAAACAAGGGTATTTATTTAAATGCTTCAATTGGTATGTGTAATTATATGGCTATTTGTTTATATATCTTAACTTTTGAGTATCTTTTTGTAAGGAAATGTGCAAAATAAATGCTGAAATTCGGAAGACACAAACCATTTCACACATCGGTGGCTCCAAACCCAACTCCAAAAGAAGGGCTGAAATGGTGAATGTTTTTGCTTCATTTTGGATTACTTGAGTGAAACTGGAATCTGTTCCTAGTTAGTTAAGTTATTGTGGctttgatttttctatttatagatGGCTAATAGCGGACAAAATCTCGGACGAGGTCAACTTTATCTTGCTACTCATAGGAATGAAGATGGATCATATGTTAATGAGGCAAAGAAAAGAGATATGTGTAAGTTTTTATGTAATTGTGGATTGATgaaaatttcttcaaatcatCTTCCAAATGGATAGTTCTTACTGTAATCTATGTAGATATAGTTTGACATGATTCTTGACAATATGAGTACATTTATGAGGACCTTGTCCAAAAATGAATACATTTACAAGGACCTTAATGATATTAGAGTTTGAAGTCTGTGTTCTTGGTTTTAACTTTAATAGTTCCAAACTTTAGTTGAGtgttaaaatgagaaaatgtaGTAAGCTCATACCAGAATGCTTGCAACCATCATTAGGGTAAATGTTAAGATAGGGACAATGGTTGGCAAAGCAGTGAGTAGAAGTGaggaattttttctttttgatcaaGTAGAAGTGAGGAATTATGATGCAATAAGAAGGTTTGGAAAAACAAGGCCAGGGAGTCTAAAAAatatactttaatttatttttatcttgtCAACTGGTACTTGAGTTAATCGTGTGTCTTTGTGTTTAGGAAAAAATTGAGCAAGCCATGACTCAAAGCACCGCAGATGAGTCCGAGATTTCGCCAAATCATGCCGTCGGAAAGGTACTAGGAAAAGAGCATTCCGGACGGGTAAGGTGCTTGGGATTAGGAGCCGTCCCAAGTAGAGCTTTTAAACAAACAAGACCCCGTTATAGTGATTTGAATGCTTCAAGTTACAATAATGGTTCATGTTCTTCTCAATGGCAAGAGAAGTACAATCAGATGTTGAGTGCTCACAACAAAAGCCAAGACGACCTCAATTTTCGATGAATGCTCACACCGAAATGATGAGCGCTTTCAAGATGTATATGATAAGGAAAGAAGGAGAATACCCGAAGAATTTGTGGGATCTTTGTTTCTACTACTCCTCCTTCAACGGTAAGATTGTTAACTTTGAAATGTAACTTACTCACATCCTAGATTAATCTCAAACTATAATCCCTTCATTGTAGACTTGTTGGAACCTGAAGTAGTTCCTTCTATGTACCTTTTTCTGTTAAGATGATAATGTCAGTAGTTATGCTCTATTTTTATTGTCATTCTTCAAGAATGGATACCTAGGGAATCTGGATCTAGACAACAAATATAAAGGTACATTTTTTGATAGCTACTTTATTGATGGATGATACTCTGTGTCCCTTCAATAATAGGACAAAGATTTTGTTGATATGGACATCCTTTTTATTGTTTTAGATGGTCTGAATTTTGGACAAGATTTGAAGGTTAAGTAGACACCGCACCGCCTCAGGAAATCAGCCAAAAAACTGGACCCATTATTCAACCCCATAATTTGATTCTCTTAATTAATTTCTCTTCACCTGTGAAAATTAACATGGACTGAAAATGGATAGTATATAGTTAAGGTTACAAAAGATTCAGAGGGGTTGTGTAGAAATTAGGAGGAAAGTTAagatatactatatatatttgggaACTTTGCAGAAGTTGGCAGAAGTTGAAAGGGAAATGAGCTTAATGAGGACAGTTGTGTCTCAAATATATGTAGTGTGTATTTGTCATGGAAGATTATAGATTATTGTAATGCCCTTATACTTTGTAAAATATCACTTGAATCAGTGCcaagaaaaataattctctCCTTTTATCAATGAATCAGGAGGACTGTCTGTTAGAGCTATTGATTCAAACATAAGTAGCATGAACAATTATATCTCTGATTATGAGGATTTGATCATTAgttattttaaattcttttttgtaGCCAAGTGATGCAGCTAGTGGACACGCTTCACCCACGGACGTAAGAAGATCATTTGGTGGCAGTAATCGTAATGGCAACCAATGAAGTTCCGTGCAATTGCATTAGACAATTAAGTATGGTAGTTGATTGAATGGACGTAGCAGATCCTTTATGATTAGTGGTCTGAGTGGATGTGTTTAATGTTAGCTTTTGAGACTAATGAGGATACTGATGTTGGAGTGAATGTGTTTAATATTAGGTTTGAGACTAATGATAATACTTGCTTTATGTTAATGTCAATATGGCTTAATAATACATTGATGTTACTTGATTTTAGTTAACAATTTGAATAATaaattgatgcttcattatatTGATATATTCTCAATCAGTTTTGGAGTAATAATTGTCCCAAAAAAAGGTATCAGAATAGCATTGCTAACAATGGCTAGCTGGTGAAATGTATTCAAGCTTTCAGAGGTTGTAACCCCCGCTAAATAAATGAATTGTGGGGGGTTTTAACCTCCAGaacattttttaataaaaaaattaaatagtaattgtggaggtCATAACCGCCGCTAAATACATCACACAACCGCCGTAATTGTGTTGCAGCGGCCAGGAAAACAACCTCCGCAAAATGTTTGCGGCGACCAGAATTGGGGGGGTTTTGTGGACCGCTGCTACAGCGGATAGCGGGGGTTAACAACCGCCGCAATGTGTGAATTTAACCCCCGCAAATGGAGCCTTTTTTTGTAGTGAAAGGTATTGGCACAacgaacacaaaccaaacataATATAAACTGAAAATGGATGATTGAAGAATAAGTATAATGCATTATGCTACTAATTCGAATAGTAAGGAAAAAGATgcataagtatgtatatgttcAACATCGAGTTTAAGGATTAGTTACCATTTTATAGTTATGAACTGTCACATTTTCCagatttcaaattaaaaaacaaactcACATGTCCAGGTGCAGAAGAGGGGAAGAGATTAGTAGGAATAGAAACGACATGGGAGTTCCGAAATTCACAGTCTCTTTTGCTTCGTCATTCTTTTTTCCTTATCCTTTCTCGATTCTTGTAGAATATGCTTTCattttgtcattctttttttcttatcttTTGTCCTGTCTTGTAAAATGTTCTAATTGATCCCCGGTAAGAGTAGGACTGCTGTGGTAGTATTTGATATTGGTGTTTGTCAAAATACAACCAACACATTATCGTCTAATCAAATAAATGGAGACTCGTCAAGTGAAAGAAATCGGTATCCAGAAAAAGATATGTGTTTCTCCTAGAttataaatgagtgaaaaaatTTGACTCAAACGAAGGTGTGCATATATCTTTTTATGAGAGGAAGAACTGAGTATTAGAGGAAAACAATAACTATTTTACTATCATAAAGTAAAAATGGATGTAGCAGGCAGGgtattttgaaattcaaaatcTTAAATTTGTCTCAATGCAATTCTCTAAaagaaggcaaaaaaaaaaaaaaaaaaaaaaaaaaggaaaaatacaaTACAAACCTGGCAAGAAGAGGGAGAATGGTAGGTTATCGTGCGCTAAGATGGTGGCGATTCCTTTATGGATATGTATACTACTCTGCATATTATTCGAGCTTGGCTTTGGCTTAAGTTTTTTGGTGTTTCCAATATATTCATTCATATAACTCTTAGAAGACGGAGATGGGGGAAAAAAGGGGAAGATCCAGTGGAATGTAAAACGAACAAAATACTTTGGGTTTTTGACAGACTTGCGGACTCTTCAATAACGGTTGTGGTTTTTGATTGTGATTAGTGACTTTTGGACTCTTCAGTAACGGGCGTTTCTCAATTAATAACGATTGTTTGGTTttttaaatctatttttttttttttttttaagtaatgactaaaaaatgcaaaaataccaggaaaaagataaataggaatctTTTGGATTTTTTGGCATGCCACATCAACGGGCCTATTGCCCTggtttatatagatatatagatatagatttgattttctaattgaagttgtatttgcggctaatttttcttttttccttttttattgcTGAAACTTTTATTGACGATAGGAATGTCACTTCATGGAGATAAATAAAGGAGGAACAAAAAACGATTACGagtaatgtatatatatatatatatatatatatatatatatatatatatatatatatatatatatatatatataaaaggcatGATATAGCCCGCTTATGTGGCATGCCTCAATGATCAGGATTCCTATTTATctatttcctcatttttttgagttttctttctattctttttacttattatattattttattctaaCTTATAACTAATACTCTAAATGTTTAGTGTTTAGTACCGAAACGGCTCCTTCAATTCATATTGTTTTCCCTAAAGTTCAGCTTCGTCTAACCGTTTCTGGGAAAAACTAATAGACACCGTACGTATTCAAACCTCTTAATTACGGACAATTACTGCTAACCCTTTTTATTGCAGCTACTTCTATTCCTTCAAGTTGAGTACCGATAAGAGAAGCAAAGGTAGAAATAAAAACATACCGTTATCCAATcaacaccattttttttttctctctctactaACAAACGGTTACACGCTCCCAACCACCGTGGACATCTCGTCCAACCACCGCTGATGACAGCTCCGGCCAATTCAACGGGCCAACCGCCTGGACTACCAACTCCCATGACTAACGCAACACAAACCACCAACTCTAACACAGCAATGAAACCACAGGATAACCCCCAAAATAAAGAATCATACACTGAAGCAATGCGCATTCCTAAAAATACAGAGAAGACCCACAATCCAATTAAACTAGCCTATCGTCCTTATGAAATTGAACAAGGAGTCGCAATCGTCACCTTCACTACTGAAGAAGAATCCATACTTGCCCACAATTGTCGACTTACCTTGGTCAGAAAATTCTCAAGGAACAAGCCTCAAATCGACACGATTCGTAAAGAAATCAAACGAAGATTTCCCATGAAAGGTGAAGTGCAAATAGGCCTCTTCGATTCAAGGCAcgtttttcttgatttcacaGAGGAAGAAGACTGCAAGAATATGTATTATCGGCGGTATATACCCTTCAACACAGAATCTGTCATGAGACTGcaaagatggacaaaagattgGAAACCCACAGAGGAATCGACCTTCGCACAAGTTTGGGTGATCCTTCCAGGCCTAAAATGGCATTATTTCCACTGGGAAGCTTTAAGTCAATTAGTGGCTCCGATCGGATACCCTTTGGCACCAGACAAGGCAACAAATTAGAAGACTAGGCCAAGCATTGCAAAGGCCCGTGTTGAAATTGACTTGGCAAAGCCAAGATTGActcaaatcaaaatattgacaGTTAACCAATCGAGTGgtaagaaagaggaaattatCCAACCAATGGAGTATGAAGGAGTACCAGATTATTGTTTCAATTGCATGATGCAAGGTCATGGTATGTGGAACTGCAGGAGGAATACAATCGACAAAGGAAAAACCATTAATCCTGCACCTCAGAGACCTAACCCCCTAACCGTTCgacaaaatgacaaaaagaatcaagaACCAAAAAATACAAACCAGAAAAGGGGAGCACCGAATATGCAACAAGTGATGAATATCACCAAGAATACCGGTTCACACGACTCGATGACATGGATATTATAGTGAATAAAGAAGAGGAAAAGCGGCGGAATCACATAATGGAAGTGAAAAGGGACAAACTGGAGATACGCAGATGAATTTGACACTTTCAAGTCCTGTGCAAACAGATTTTACTGAGGAAGACATTGCAAGTTTGAGGACACAAAGCCAGGAATTGGAACAAGGAATAGGTGCCTCTTGGCAAACCAAGTCTAGACTGTTCAAGCGTGTCTCTCCAACCCCAACAAGAATGAAACCCCTATACTctaaaaggaagaagaaagggCAAAAGAAGGTGCAATTCAACCTCACAAATGAACAGGAAGCTTGGCTTAAGACTCAGGAGGAAGCCCAGAGGATGACTGAACTAAGCACTGCTCTAAATGATGAAGAATTACAGGGtagaaaagcaaaagaaaaaccaaCACACACTACTAATAGCTTTGATGCACTTACTAATATTGTTGTTTTAGATGTAGGTGGAGGGATCACTGATCATAGGCTGGAGGAGGACCATCCATCAGAAGACCATAACTTGGTTTTGACTGAAGATGACTCAGTCATGGAAAACCAGGAGAATGGAACCCCCCAGCAGGACAATAATTCACATAATGACAATGAGATTTCCCCTGATCTAGAGGGCAATCCATCAGTGAGAAGGAAGCTTGTTTTTGATAAAGAGATTCCTAGCTCTTACAATCTGAATAGCAGTAACAACCTATCACCTAGAGGGACAAGTATCCTCCAAGGAGATAATTCTGGACCCATAAAGGGAACAGTACCACCCCCAAAACCTCTAATTAATGTTTAGATTCATTTCCTAGAACATTAGGAGCATTAAAACTATGGGTGCTGGTGAGAGACTGAAAAGTCTTAAAAACCAGTACAAACTCCCCTTTATTTGCATTCAAGAACCCAAGAGTAAAGCCAAGCACATCACTAAGTACATGATGAGGCTGGGCTACCAATACTCCCACAACAACCTTAATAACAAAATCTGGCTGTTTTGGGATTCAGCCCTCACTGTTCATATTATTGATAATGCTCAGCAGCATACTACTTGCCACATTTCTTATTCTCAATCAAGCACAAATTTCTATCTTACCTGTGTGTATGCTGAATGCACCATTGCTCTCAGGAAACCTCTATGGGAGGAACTTCAAGTCCTGTCTACCAAGCTGAAGGGACCATGGGGTGTCATAGGTGATTTCAATGTGATCACTAGCCCTGAAGAAAAGCATGGTGGTGCTTGCTATAATATGCAAAAGAGTGTAGATTTTCTAGAATGCCTAACATAATGTGGTTTGATTGATGCAGGTTTTCATGGTGCCCATTACACTTGGTGCAACAACTGGGGGCACCCAAGAACAATCTGGAAAAGACTCGATAGATTGCTCATCAATGAAGAATGGTTTGACCTGTTCAATGACACCAAAGTAACACACCTGTCGAGAACAGGCTCAGACCATGCCCCATTGCTGGTCAATATTGAGAAAGTGAGGGTTGACACTGTGAAATACTTCAAGTTCCTGAACATTTGGTGCAACCATAAGGACTTTATCGACATAGTCAAAGATGCTTGGACTATCAATATCCAGGGTTCTGCCATATGGAAACTGCATAATAAGATGAAAGCTGTAGCAACTAAACTTAGCACCTGGTCTAGAGAGACCTTTGGAGATATTTTTAAGGATGCCAAGGAGGCTGAGAGACTGGTCACTGAGCTGGAAAAGAAACTTACTGAAAACAATAATGAGGAAAATAGAGCTAAGCTCAACAAGACAAAAGCAGATTTCATCAGACTATTGAAAAATAAGGATGAGATTCACAGGCAGAAGGCTAAGGCTAGGTGGCTACAGGATGGGGATAAAAACACTTCC
It includes:
- the LOC132029998 gene encoding uncharacterized protein LOC132029998 isoform X1, with the protein product MPKPKRYENVQNSVHSASTSRGAAQSSSTTESEPSHFHDTPLPHQLLNQNLRQQRLTSFLQPIPRRTPSVQDSAQPTPSVQTTTQPIPSGQTTTQPIPSGQTTTQPIPSIQTASQSKPPKKSSGRESMSHWTVDAIDSQGAIKKLKLKKTDVFNLSNGERIVVDFDDLDSPIGEGQGILAGFCGILARDSSIFPVHFEKWSDLPAAYFNNCFDQFIKPRFCFRTSESNARRYAYSSMCKKWGARRLKLFNAIDDPLKSRDQIRAEAINKVPDGIPRDQWISYVDYRLKEKTREMCKINAEIRKTQTISHIGGSKPNSKRRAEMEKIEQAMTQSTADESEISPNHAVGKVLGKEHSGRVRCLGLGAVPSRAFKQTRPRYSDLNASSYNNGSCSSQWQEKYNQMLSAHNKSQDDLNFR
- the LOC132029998 gene encoding uncharacterized protein LOC132029998 isoform X2: MPKPKRYENVQNSVHSASTSRGAAQSSSTTESEPSHFHDTPLPHQLLNQNLRQQRLTSFLQPIPRRTPSVQDSAQPTPSVQTTTQPIPSGQTTTQPIPSIQTASQSKPPKKSSGRESMSHWTVDAIDSQGAIKKLKLKKTDVFNLSNGERIVVDFDDLDSPIGEGQGILAGFCGILARDSSIFPVHFEKWSDLPAAYFNNCFDQFIKPRFCFRTSESNARRYAYSSMCKKWGARRLKLFNAIDDPLKSRDQIRAEAINKVPDGIPRDQWISYVDYRLKEKTREMCKINAEIRKTQTISHIGGSKPNSKRRAEMEKIEQAMTQSTADESEISPNHAVGKVLGKEHSGRVRCLGLGAVPSRAFKQTRPRYSDLNASSYNNGSCSSQWQEKYNQMLSAHNKSQDDLNFR
- the LOC132031709 gene encoding uncharacterized protein LOC132031709; protein product: MGAGERLKSLKNQYKLPFICIQEPKSKAKHITKYMMRLGYQYSHNNLNNKIWLFWDSALTVHIIDNAQQHTTCHISYSQSSTNFYLTCVYAECTIALRKPLWEELQVLSTKLKGPWGVIGDFNVITSPEEKHGGFHGAHYTWCNNWGHPRTIWKRLDRLLINEEWFDLFNDTKVTHLSRTGSDHAPLLVNIEKVRVDTVKYFKFLNIWCNHKDFIDIVKDAWTINIQGSAIWKLHNKMKAVATKLSTWSRETFGDIFKDAKEAERLVTELEKKLTENNNEENRAKLNKTKADFIRLLKNKDEIHRQKAKARWLQDGDKNTSYFHKVIKDRRRKLNIQSIQDNEGQKIEGHQNIATTAIKHFEDLFSYQEVKGNFKILDIVPKLVTEEMNSMLIAIPTPQEVGQAIKNIDPDSSPGPDGFGAKFFQVCIDIILPEVHGAIKEFFEGAHMPRPDDQ